The region TCATTGCCGGTAATCTAAgtctaatttcattttttcattccaaCAAATAGTTTCatccatataaatatatataattgtatttctttatactatttcatcgatttatcttagtaaggTTCGTTGTACACTTTACCAAAAATGTTCTACGATTGGCCGTTGAAATCCGCAAATGTAGGAAAGATCCTTATAATATGAAATCAtatgaaatgatatgaaaaatagatAGAAGAAAAGTGATTCAATAAGACAAGAGACAAGCgttgattatatatatatgagcaAAATATGTGTCGcacaaatttcaataatcTTAAAAAAGTGGAgtcgaaataatcaaattatgctccaaatatatgaatattgcCTGTTGAGGAGATCGATTGGATGGTGCTGCGCGAGGACGATCGGTTTTGATAGATTATGATTATGCGTCTTTCGACGATATATGCGCGAGTGCTATAGCTCCTcctgaatgaataaattgacaGAATAACGCTCCGAGTTCCACGGAAATGAATTCAAGAGTGGTGAATGGGGACTGCGTTGGCCCTGACCGTATCATGCTGAAATTGCACATTTTGCTGCAAGATATCGTTTAAGGTTTAAGGTAGTTTTGTCGTGACGTGTGAATATGTGTCTTCGCGGAAATTAAGAAGTTTCCATTTGTAGGCGCCATATCGTGGCGGTCACTCTTGTTCCCTATTGTTCCGAtaattttcgatattttttgaaaCGTAAGTTTTGATCGAATATCAATCAGCTCTACAGTCCCTTGCTTGATAAACTTAATTCATACGTCATTTCAagggaaatgaaatgcagatgtTTGCTGGTGACTTTTCGGGTTTTTTGGGCAACAACAGTGACGATGTTAAAGAGTATTTTTTTACCACGTGTCAAAAAATTCgtgaatttaattcattttcaaatatctgtAAAACCGCATTTCTCCAGGGGTAAAACACCGTTATTTGCAATTTTGGTCTGCGTTTGTTTATCTTTCCCAACGACAGCTCTTTAACAGCTTGAGTTTGAGACTACCCTCCAGAGggattttcaatcaatattttcGTTCAGGTTTTCGTTCGCAAACGATTTCTAGCTTTGCGCGGACAGTTATCGCTAtagttcaattcaaatcaaaaacctTGCAACTTGAACAACGTCATCTTCATTTTCGCGCTCGGAATCTGGAGGAAAGTTGTGATTGAGACCGTgcgatatattttccatcggCAAATTCTCTCAAAAAGTCGACTAATTATCGCTGGAGCATCGCCATCATAAAACTTGCAAAACGGTTAAGCCGATAATTTGGTTTTTACGACCGTAGTGGACACTGGTACTCCCGGAGTAACTTGCATAATTCAACCTCGCAGGAATTGTCCGGGACCCCGGCCTTTAACAATTCATACGATAAATCGAATAGAATGACGATGAAACTCCGGCCGTTCGTCGTCGTCAATGTTATTAGCGGCAACTCGCAGGTTTAGGGGGCTCGTAACTTGCAATAAGTAAGGTCGCTGGAGTTGTATAAAGATCAGAAATCGCCTGATTGAGTATTTGCACTTTCATATTCTGAACTGACTTCCTTTGTTGATAGGAAATGACTTGACTCAAGTGCAAAATTATCATCGCGCGAAATCGATACGTCAAGTTTAATCCATAACTATAATGGAACCAGATCGCAATTTATGAACGTTAAGTCCACATTTTATTCGCTGATTCCATATAGATTCAACTAGCTCTGACACGAGCGTCCCCACGATTTTTCAAGGTGGTCGAATGACTCTTTAGAAGGGACCAATCGAATTCAATTTTATACTTACCAAACAACCTAGCCTATAACATAATCCctattataatataaaagCTAAAGTTCTAGTCCCTCTCCGAAATGTactattctaaatctaaattgttGTCATTGGTGTCAGTGGTGAAATTACGTAATTTATGgagtaaaaaatatttttcatcatttcaaaaagGGCCCTAGTCCAATAGGGGGTCGTTCGCAACCTCGATCTCCTTGGGGACGCCTATACTCTGAGGTGGTTTGTAGGGTCAAGTGAAAAAAGTgtgaaatcatgaaatgaaCCGTTATCTATTAAGCACAATGCTCGCTTCAATTTATACTTCTCGTCGTGAACAATTTCTCAGTTACTTCCTTTGTAGATAAATTCGTAGTTTTGATGATAACGTTcatatgaataaaaataacTGATCTAAGTTCCAACAACGGATTCCTTCCGTGTTTGCGTGTAATATCGCGTTTTTATTACCGAAGAGTCCATCATTCACACCCCGCTAACTGCCCTTATGGTCACTAGCGCGGCAATCAACGACGGGCTCGGTTACTGTTACAACACAATTATACCGGGTGCCCCTACCGTTAATACTGCCGCCCGTAATTGGTTAATTTAGTGCCCTTTGATCCGATTACGGAGGATCAGGCTCGTCAATGAAATTCCACTGATTTCTGTAATGAGTAATAAACTTGTTAGTTCGCTAAGTGATTTATTGCGTTTCGCAGACGAATTTCTTTCCCGTATCGCGCAGTCACCAAAAGACAGCTTGCAATGATCCGCCGCGTTGCAATCTGCCAAGGGATAATTTTATTCGGTTGAGATTAATAGCGCCTCTCCTCTGCGCCAGTTGCATCAAAGTTCACCAATTATCATTCCGGTTTGAGTCGCAGGCCGACATGGGTGCGCTTCTGGTTGGttagttttttcattattttcaaatgtgatcTATTTGAAAGGCTTTATTCCGATCTATCTAAGTATAAAGCACTACGGGTCGGTCGGTTTCAGAGTTTACTAGAGATTATGATGCATCACGAGGGACAATTCCACAGATGAGAATTCCTGACTCCTTCGTacattatgataatgataatgataacttaACTTTGTTCATCCTTGAATTGCAACAAGATTGTACAAAAAAAGTATACACATGAATACAAAAAGGGAAAGGTGTGGTCATGGACATAAACTAGAATCTAAACTCTGGGATTCGCCGGGGTATGgttttttcaaacttaaatCCTCATTGAATGAACCGTTATCGGTTTTTCTCCTAATATTCTAAGTAAATGGATAAGGCGAAATTACTTTTACATATGTTATCAAAATCTGTCTTACTGCTGTGTGATAATCATAGGTTTAGCGCCATTActttacatttttgataatttggcCGGGGCCCTTATTCGAATCGGCGACACCCGTAGATACCGAAATATCAACTTTTCCCTCTCCCAgtttgaagaaaaaagaaacatttcaCCAACACACGGATGAAAGGATAATGTACTAGCGATAATACGGCTAAATGATCATCTCGGCCGGTGCTCTGATGTCATACATTTTCATTAAGTCCAATAAATCCAGCGTTGATGGGAACAGTCGAGAAATGCGGCGCACAATAACCTCGCTTCGTTCATCCCTAATATCTAATTTTCTCATCTCGCCAAAACAAAAGAACGCAACGGAACTCGGTCCGAGAGAGTGATTTCGTTAGAATTCGATTTCATTGATAAAGGTTATTGTGCAGGTAAGGTTGTATTGGGATGTTCGGTATCCTGGcagtaacaagaaaattaaacgAAGGATAAACGATATCGATAAAGAGTGGGAAAATTAAGAAAGTAAACCTGCTTCAATGAACTTCATACCATTCATcgtattttctgttttaatggcaaagaaaaacatttttagaaTCTCAAATTAGCGGaggaataacaaaactaaATCGTTTGTCTATATCAATTGTTTCAGACCTTGTGGGCAGCATGTTCCCGGTATGCCCCGAATGCACCAACCACAAATGGCGTATCCCCGGCCACCACCGTATCCCGGCCAATTCAAGCCACCGGTTGTACCAATCACCACACCTGTATTTCCATGGATGCCAGCGCAGAAATTGGCCCCATTTTCGGTCGCTTGCGGCCCGATGCCCGCTCCATATCTTACGCCGACATTCAGTCAGGCTGAACTGGACATGGTTCTGTACGGGTATATACGAGGAAAGGAAGGCACGCATCCAACAGTGGGCCACGCGCTTTCCGGACTGAGAATCAACGAATTAAGTCACGGTGGGTTTTTAAACGATGACTTGAATTCTGCTTTTAAAGAGATATGTTAAATATAAGATCAGTCGTTTTGACATACCTTTCATAATGATTCGAAATTTTGTTTTCGTATGTGTAGAATATTGTTGGGTATAGCGAATTGGTCTTTAATCTGCCTTTTCGAAGAACAATAATTTCAAGCTTTTTTTCccaaaaatttttgattcgcTGATTCGACTTGAAATTCTATCACaaaaaaaactattgaaaACCTTTTTATATCGATGATTTAGGATCCCAGACAGAAAGACTGAATTCAAGGCGCTTTCTTCCTACAGGGATAGAGAAAATACTAGCGTTCAAGTTACCAGCAGTCATGGCGTTACCTGGAAAAGACAAAACAGCCCAGTTGACCGAGAAGACCACTCTTGGCTTACCAGAAGGtaattttctataatttcgGATCAATTCTTCATAATTTGAGATCATTTATAGTTACTTTGaatctatatatgtatatataataatttgcttgtataaatgtataaaatgtataaaattgaACTCAGGGTCCTGGGCATCTCTGCTCTTGTCATAGCGATATTAAACAAATTTACATTTAGAAATAGCTTCGAgtgcacaggggctcgtatttgaGGTTTGGCGTGAATGGTACGTctagcttagatcatccaataTCCCAGGTACATACATTATACAAATAATACTGGATCATGAAGGCTATACTATTCATCctcaaacttcaaatacgagccccGTGGTCGAGTGACCATCCAATCATGAAAATAAGCTGTAAAGATTTCACCAATAATGAAAGTTTATTCGAGATATTTTGTCATCTCTAATCGACTGGGGTTTGTTTCGCGTATAGTAAACGTTGCAGTCGTCAGGCGTCTATAATGAGCAGACGATTAAACGGGTTTAGCAACGGCAAAGTTTGTTTTACGAAGAGATAAAATGAGTTGGGCAAATCTAGCGCGAAACTTGTAATTAGTTCACCCAGAAGACTTGGACAAATACGGCTAAATAATTAAGCTGATTAAGCTGTGTTTCATCTTAAGCAGCCGTTTGCTCCTCATCGAGGGTAGTACGTACCCACGCCAGCCATGACAACTGCGAACTTTAAAACATTAAATAAAAAGGGTGTGTGTAGGCCAAAAAGTCCCGATCGTATCTCTGTGACAGTGAAGGCaggttttgaaattgaaattatagCCAATTAATAAAAAATGGCAAGCACGTAACGTGAAAATTAGTTGACGCTTTTTAGATGTCCATGAAAATGCAGGAAGAAACACCTTCTGTTAGtttatatctttttatttcatatttcaggtaTGAAAATAGTACAGACGTCTTGCGGAGGTGCTGTACATTACGGTGTATTTTGTCAAATGACGGTTATTGCCCGAGGGACGCGATTTGGTCCATTCACCGGGCGGGTTGTACATACCAGTGAAATCAAAACGAACGACGACAATTCTTTTATGTGGGAGGTAAGcaatttctattctattcccTCGTTATTCTGGGGATAATATTCGCTTGGAAGTTGGTATTTGATGGATGATATGATTGAACTGACAACTTTCTTTCGATAAGCCCATCGTTCTAGTTTCAAACTACGTATGACTATACTTTGTTGTGGCAGGCACGTAAGCCACCGAAGGGCAGCTTATGTCGAGTTTAGTTTGTTACATATATCGTtgtattttatgtatttcGCTATGTGTTTCAATGATTGAGTTACTTTGAATTTCGCGCTAATACTACAAGAGCGCCGCCTATCGGATAAATTGCACACCATTCATTTCCATTTCCAGCGTAATCTGGAAACAAAAAGCAACAGTTAATAGCTAAAAgcatttatatgaaaaaaagatgtAGACTTCGCCTCTTGCTTTACTATGAGACAAAAGTTGACCAATTTTATTCTTTCTTAATGTCTGATCAATTTAGACGCATACACACCGAATATATCAATTGAAGAAATGTTTATATAGCTTTGTAAAACTCATCGCTCGTCATGCCTTAAACTAATGAGTAAGGAAAATAACGAGCCCGGGGAAAGACGGGCTCCACAGTAATATCTGTGGCGTATTTTTCATGGGGTACAGGTCGTCCTCGGGTGGCACGCCTACTTTCGCGAGTCGCCCGGGTGTTTGCGAACTGCCCTACCCCTAACATCGTAAACTAAAATATTACTACTTGCTAAATCGTTGGGTTTTCAAACATGGTGCATCTATCATCTTACATTTCTTGGATGCTTGGCCCTAACAAAGTATcctcaattttatttttgttctgtttgcaaatattcttaaaacatGCATTCCTGAAATGAATAGACATTGAATACACGAGCTGGATAacaaataaattgtaattatgTCGTGCGCGATGgcaattgaattattttttgtgACGTGAACTTGACATCATCCACCCACTCATCTTGCTCTTCTTTCCAAAACGCTCATCAGATATTCAAAGACGGTCGTTTGAGTCATTTCATCGATGGGCGAGGGTCGTCTGGTAACTGGTTGGCATACGTCAACTGCGCGCGGTACGCCCAGGAGCAGAATCTGATAGCGGTACAATGCGACGGAGAGATCTACTATGAAGCTTGCAAAGACATTCCCCGGGGAGCCGAGCTGCTAGTCTGGTATGGCGACGGTTACCTGCAGTTTATGGGCATACCCGTCGCGCTGAAAGATATGCTTGGTTTGCCGGGACAGGACGATGTCGATAGTACGTTAAACTTATGTTAATTTTTAGTAAGATCCCAAACTTGAAGTGTTtactatatttattatatcgaTTTTTGTCATAAAAGTTTATAACTTTggcaataaatatatatatatatatatatatatatatatatatatatatatatatatatatatatatatatatatatatatatatatatatatatatatatatatatatatatatatatatatatatatatatatatatatatatatatatatatatatatatatatatatatatatatatatatatatatatatatatatatatatatatatatatatatatatatatatatatatatatatatatatatattataattagCAACAGTTCAATGTTTAACTTAAAAAACGACAGTGGTAAAACGAATATCAATCACGGATTTATAGACTCTAAGAATgctttatctatttttttcaaagcCGGAGAAGGATTCCAGTGTGAACGATGCGGGAAGGTTTTCGCTTACAAATACTATAGGGATAAACATCTGAAATACACAAGATGTGTCGACCAAGGCGACCGCAAGTTCCCGTGTCACCTGTGCACTaggtacataggcctacaattTTCAGTTCCAGTGTGTGATACTGCGGATCCTTAACTAAATAATGCGGATAACTAAATAATGTCATGACATTATTTAGTACATATCATATGTATTCAAATCGCGTATGCACTTTGTTCATATAATTTATCTACGTTTTCAGGTCTTTTGAGAAAAGAGATCGACTGCGAATACATATTCTACACGTTCACGAAAAACACCGTCCTCATCATTGCTCCGTGTGCGGCAAAAGTTTCAGCCAGTCGTCAAGTCTTAATAAACACATGAGAGTAAGTCGCCATCAATGTGCTCACATTGGTCAAACGTGTGAGACCATTCAAAATATTTGCTTAAAAGAATGCACGCAATCCCACCATAAACAGTGGTGTCTGGAATCCCCCTCTGAAAGAATTGTCCTTTTCTTTTAACGCTGCTCTTCCAGATCATTCTGAACAAAAAATCTGTAGTTACTGCTACGTTAataaatgttaaatttcagtGGTTAAATGCTGGAAAATGCGTCTGGAGGCTTCTATATCTTTCAGACCCCTTCCAAAAAGAAATTTGCCTTTGTCCCTCGGCAGTTGCTACACAGCTCATTAACATTTACCTTGGAATCTCCCAGTGTCTaatcctggatccgccactgATAATCCACAAACTTTTGGACCCAGTAAACTAACCGGAGGACTTATTGGTTGATTTCAAACAGGTTCACAGTGGAGAACGTCCGTATAAGTGCGTGTATTGCAGTAAAGCGTTTACAGCATCAAGCATCCTGCGAACTCATATACGACAACATTCCGGCGAAAAACCGTTTAAGGTATGCATGTACCATATGAATAAATACAGTCCTTTTAGGGTCTTCGAGTATTCCTGTTTGCAAATCAGGCGAAATGCCTACATTGCGACGCAGAAGAGGACGAATTTCATATTCTCCAAGTGCCCCCATTTTTCTACCATAACAGAAAGATACATCCTAAGATTTAATTAGCAACACCccattgaatttaaattcaaaatatttgtgTGAGAATAAACTTTCTGctaatatttctttattctacACACTATCGCTACTTTCATCTATTTTTCTTAGTAATTTAATATTGTATACTTCTCACGAATGTGCGCATGATTCCGTTTCTTTTCAGTGTAAATTCTGCGGAAAAGCATTTGCCTCACACGCAGCGCATGACAGCCATATGCGACGGACCCACACGAAGGAAAAGCTCCCCCTAGTGGCAGCAGCAGTATCTAGCTCCCGACAAGGTCTGATCAGTCGACCTCAGATGCACGTCATTCCATCAGTGGTAGTACCGCTCTAATGCGGGCGCGAATATACATTCCAGACAGTAACGATCTTTATGATAGTCTGCATGAACTGTGCAAGAACGGTCACTAAATTGTACATAtgtaaaatatcaatcatattgttgtaaatttctaTTACTTGTTGAATTCTATGTAAAATAAACGAAGCCTTTCCAGTGTGAAAAATATCCTTCTTGACAAAATCTTCATTATCGATCAAACGGTTCAAACGTAAATACAGTGTAACTATATCTTTCACTTATGAAGTTTATTGATATAAAGGATGTATACAATGATGAAGGATGTATCGGAGAAATGAGAAAATCTACACGAGTTCGCAGACGATTGATGGAAATGTAGTTTATGACCGGATCGTGTCGGTTACCGCTGTGCGAAAAATCCGAACTGACTGATGAAACAATACGGTTTCAATCTATCGGGACCTCTgaaaaacgaaacaaaaatgTTAACACAACTCCTTCCCGAACagcagaataaaatttcacAGGCCAGAGCCAACTTTCAGGAAACTCAGATTTTTGGCTACCCGATTGTGGCTCCAGGGCTAATATTCCAACATTCCACTTTAGCCTTATTTCCTTGGCTAAATTAGGCTCAAACCCTCTTAATCTTATCAATTTAACACTCTTTACTACCTGGCTATTCTTGGTAATATTTTTTCACGAGGAAACTCTACCGGGCCATCCATTAAACTGCCTCCGGACTCCGCCTCCAAGTATACGTCGACGCACATGAGTAAACGCTGAATCTGATTGGTCAACAGCTCATCGGCTGTTTTAGCACCGGTCAGTTCCTGACAGTAGACATTCAGTTCGGCCTCgatcatctgaaaaatatcagcggcaaaatatttcaaattgcgTTGAAGTTTAAGACACTTAAAAGTTTCCATGTTTTTACtactcaaatatttcattcataaagtCTAAGCAATCAGCCATTATCTAATCCTATTTGTTGTTGAGTTTGTTTTTGATTAAGATTAGAATCAACCTGTTATTTGTAAATACAAAGCTAAATTTCGTAAATAAGTAAGTTTTCTGCTACGTACCCGGATGTTTTCATCGTTAGTGTTGTTACGACTGTTtttccaattcaaattcagagCTATGATCGGCGTTTGATTCGGATAATCGGGACTTAACACAATCTGTGCGTCGAGACGAGCTAAAAACAGACACAAAACTGGTTTATTTTGCAGGCAATTTTCAAGTCAAAAAGATGCTTTTCATACTTTGGGAAGATctgattaaagggaagcaataTCCAAATATTTTTCCGTTGACACCTGCCCACCAATTATCCCTGGTCTGAGATGTcctcgaaaaaatgaaaacatacCCGATCCTCGCTCGATTGATGCTTCAAATATCATGTCGGCTTCGTGCACTAGCTTTGCTTCGACAATCGATTTTGTATACGGTAAAAGCTGAAAATAgcaatcaaataaaaagttcCATAAATCAGAAACAATTGAGCGCAAACGCCTGGATATATTGTTCTAGATATACAGGTATACTGACTAAAGCATTCTGACAATTATATCCACCACTTAATTgaattacagtggaacctcatcaCAC is a window of Tubulanus polymorphus chromosome 2, tnTubPoly1.2, whole genome shotgun sequence DNA encoding:
- the LOC141898301 gene encoding PR domain zinc finger protein 14-like gives rise to the protein MDLTTNPRPFQPSAEMMQMACRPPTRPCGQHVPGMPRMHQPQMAYPRPPPYPGQFKPPVVPITTPVFPWMPAQKLAPFSVACGPMPAPYLTPTFSQAELDMVLYGYIRGKEGTHPTVGHALSGLRINELSHGIEKILAFKLPAVMALPGKDKTAQLTEKTTLGLPEGMKIVQTSCGGAVHYGVFCQMTVIARGTRFGPFTGRVVHTSEIKTNDDNSFMWEIFKDGRLSHFIDGRGSSGNWLAYVNCARYAQEQNLIAVQCDGEIYYEACKDIPRGAELLVWYGDGYLQFMGIPVALKDMLGLPGQDDVDTGEGFQCERCGKVFAYKYYRDKHLKYTRCVDQGDRKFPCHLCTRSFEKRDRLRIHILHVHEKHRPHHCSVCGKSFSQSSSLNKHMRVHSGERPYKCVYCSKAFTASSILRTHIRQHSGEKPFKCKFCGKAFASHAAHDSHMRRTHTKEKLPLVAAAVSSSRQGLISRPQMHVIPSVVVPL